Proteins co-encoded in one Salvia splendens isolate huo1 chromosome 4, SspV2, whole genome shotgun sequence genomic window:
- the LOC121798229 gene encoding uncharacterized protein LOC121798229 isoform X1, with protein sequence MSTNQNPTPNSNAATILLPEIGPDGLARESPVIAYTEKIIEEEQLQLRKYIEENYSKIRDVERELANLSMEMKLTAGPKKAALEHLRKKIEMSTERIRLAKVKEEQAKKAWEAAKDVQDEEAIKQKLCDDLNNSVQESSNSQLARLEELKRRMESLNPSRSSNTHTPSRVGGKSKVATG encoded by the exons ATGTCGACGAATCAGAACCCCACCCCTAACAGCAATGCGGCTACAATCTTGCTTCCTGAGATCGGGCCGGATGGCTTGGCCCGAGAATCTCCTGTCATAGCTTACACCGAGAAG ATAATTGAAGAAGAGCAGCTTCAGTTGAGGAA GTACATTGAAGAAAACTATTCCAAGATTCGTGATGTTGAACGAGAACTTGCAAACCTCTCAATGGAAATGAAGCTTACTGCCGGTCCAAAGAAAGCTG CACTTGAACACCTACGGAAGAAAATAGAAATGTCAACAGAGAGAATTCGTTTGGCTAAGGTGAAAGAAGAACAAGCTAAAAAG GCCTGGGAAGCAGCAAAAGATGTGCAGGATGAGGAAGCAATCAAACAGAAGCTTTGCGACGATCTAAATAATTCG GTCCAGGAAAGTAGCAACAGCCAGCTTGCTAGACTGGAGGAACTGAAGCGCCGTATGGAGTCTCTGAACCCAAGTAGATCTTCCAATACACACACACCCTCA CGTGTAGGAGGGAAATCAAAGGTTGCCACAGGGTAG
- the LOC121801610 gene encoding probable fructokinase-7, with translation MAENPISGDLSRLSMNGEGSVQTSHLVVCFGEMLIDFVPTVSGVSLAEAPAFHKAPGGAPANVAVCVAKLGGSAAFIGKVGKDEFGQMLADMLKENKVDNSGVRFDPYARTALAFVTLRADGEREFMFYRHPSADMLLKESELDQNLVNKASIFHYGSISLIDEPCRSTHLAAMRIAKQSNSILSYDPNLRLALWPSEDAARKNIMSIWNRADIIKISEDEISFLTEGDNPNDDKVVLKKLFHPNLSLLLVTEGKAGCRYYTKQFKGKVAGIKVKAVDTTGAGDAFTGAILYCLAADLNILKDETRLRHALLFANACGALTVTKSGAIPALPTKPEIEKIIRKI, from the exons ATGGCGGAAAATCCCATTTCAG GTGATCTTAGTAGACTTTCCATGAATGGTGAAGGTTCAGTTCAGACAAGTCATCTTGTCGTTTGCTTCGGAGAGATGTTGATAGATTTTGTGCCTACGGTTAGTGGAGTTTCACTTGCTGAAGCTCCTGCCTTTCACAAGGCTCCTGGTGGTGCTCCTGCAAATGTGGCTGTGTGTGTAGCAAAACTAGGAGGTTCTGCTGCCTTTATCGGAAAG GTAGGCAAGGATGAATTCGGGCAAATGCTTGCTGACATGTTGAAAGAAAACAAAGTTGACAATTCTGGTGTGCGATTCGACCCCTACGCAAGAACTGCTCTGGCATTTGTCACACTCAGAGCAGATGGCGAACGTGAATTCATGTTCTACCGCCATCCAAGTGCTGACATGCTTCTCAAGGAGTCAGAGCTTGATCAGAATCTTGTTAATAAG GCGTCCATTTTTCACTATGGGTCAATCAGTTTGATTGATGAACCATGTAGATCGACACATCTTGCTGCCATGCGCATTGCCAAGCAATCCAATAGTATACTTTCTTATGACCCAAATCTTAGATTGGCCTTGTGGCCCTCAGAAGATGCTGCTCGCAAGAATATAATGTCCATATGGAATCGAGCAGATATCATCAAG ATAAGCGAGGATGAAATCTCATTTCTGACTGAAGGTGATAATCCAAATGACGATAAGGTGGTGTTGAAGAAGCTTTTTCATCCCaatctaagtcttttgcttgtAACCGAAGGAAAGGCTGGCTGCAGATATTACACTAAG CAATTCAAGGGAAAAGTTGCTGGTATCAAAGTCAAAGCTGTTGACACAACTGGTGCTGGTGATGCATTTACTGGAGCAATACTTTATTGTTTAGCTGCAGATTTGAATATTTTGAAG GACGAGACGAGGTTGAGGCATGCTCTGTTATTTGCGAATGCATGCGGAGCACTCACCGTTACAAAGAGTGGCGCCATTCCTGCTCTGCCCACAAAAccagaaattgaaaaaattatacgGAAAATATGA
- the LOC121798764 gene encoding phosphoglucomutase, chloroplastic-like isoform X2, with product MALNSRPTSSLLSRKLSNSAANDPAKSLSFFNPVPLFSNISFKNASPSPLLPVSVKASSPSSTSPSATVAHSQQLKIKSVPTQPFEGQKTGTSGLRKKVKEFMQENYLANWIQALFDSLPPEDYKNAVLVLGGDGRYFNKEAAQIIIKIAAGNGVGKILVGKDGILSTPAVSAVIRKREANGGFIMSASHNPGGPEYDWGIKFNYSSGQPAPESITDKIYGNTLSISEIKVADIPDINLSQLGATNYGPFSVEVIDPVADYLELLEEPYITARFQISEIKVADIPDINLSQLGATNYGPFSVEVIDPVADYLELLEQVFDFSLVRSLILRPDFRFTFDAMHAVTGAYAKPIFVDKLGASIDYILNGVPLEDFGHGHPDPNLTYAKELVDLMYGENGPDFGAASDGDGDRNMILGKGFFVTPSDSVAIIAANAEKAIPYFKTGPKGLARSMPTSGALDRVAEKLNLPFYEVPTGWKFFGNLMDAGKLSICGEESFGTGSDHIREKDGIWAVLAWLSIIAFRNKDKKPGEKLVSVSDVVYEHWATYGRNFFSRYDYEECESNGANKMIDYLRDLISKGKTGDVYGDYTLQFADDFTYTDPVDGSVVTKQGVRFVFTDGSRIIFRLSGTGSAGATVRIYIEQFEPDSSKHDVDAQIALKPLIDLALSTSKLKEFTRREQPTVIT from the exons ATGGCTTTGAACTCAAGGCCCACCTCCTCTTTGTTATCAAGAAAATTGAGTAATTCTGCTGCAAATGATCCTGCTAAATCCCTCTCTTTCTTCAATCCCGTTCCACTTTTCTCCAACATTTCCTTCAAGAATGCTTCTCCATCTCCACTTTTGCCTGTTTCGGTTAAGGCGTCATCACCATCATCAACTTCTCCTTCCGCCACTGTTGCTCACTCCCAACAACTCAAG ATTAAGAGCGTGCCAACGCAGCCATTTGAGGGGCAGAAGACTGGCACAAGTGGTCTTCGGAAAAAG GTGAAAGAGTTCATGCAAGAAAATTATCTCGCCAACTGGATTCAG GCACTGTTTGACTCATTGCCACCAGAGGATTACAAGAATGCAGTCTTGGTTTTAGGCGGTGATGGTAGATATTTCAACAAGGAGGCTGCACAG ATAATTATCAAAATTGCTGCTGGAAATGGTGTTGGGAAAATCTTGGTTGGCAA GGATGGTATATTGTCTACACCAGCTGTATCTGCTGTAATAAGGAAGAGAGAG GCTAATGGTGGATTTATAATGAGTGCAAGCCACAATCCCGGTGGTCCTGAATATGATTGGGGAATCAAG TTCAACTACAGCAGTGGCCAACCTGCACCTGAGTCGATTACTGACAAGATATATGGAAACACTCTTTCT ATCTCTGAAATCAAAGTAGCTGATATTCCGGACATCAATCTCTCTCAGCTTGGTGCAACAAACTATGGACCTTTTAGCGTTGAGGTAATCGATCCAGTAGCGGATTATTTGGAGCTTTTGGAG GAGCCTTATATTACGGCCAGATTTCAG ATCTCTGAAATCAAAGTAGCTGATATTCCGGACATCAATCTCTCTCAGCTTGGTGCAACAAACTATGGACCTTTTAGCGTTGAGGTAATCGATCCAGTAGCGGATTATTTGGAGCTTTTGGAG CAAGTATTTGATTTTTCACTTGTCAGGAGCCTTATATTACGGCCAGATTTCAG GTTCACATTTGATGCCATGCATGCCGTCACTGGTGCATATGCCAAACCAATTTTTGTGGACAAGCTGGGAGCTAGCATC GATTACATTTTAAACGGAGTGCCTCTTGAAGATTTTGGACATGGCCATCCAGATCCTAACCTCAC ATATGCGAAGGAATTGGTGGACCTCATGTATGGAGAAAACGGACCTGATTTTGGCGCTGCAAGTGATG GAGATGGTGATAGAAACATGATTCTTGGGAAAGGATTTTTCGTGACTCCTTCAGATTCTGTTGCTATTATTGCTGCCAACGCAGAAAAGGCCATCCCATACTTCAAAACTGGCCCAAAG GGCTTGGCTCGATCCATGCCGACTAGTGGTGCTCTGGATCGTGTAGCAGAGAAGTTAAACCTTCCCTTCTATGAG GTGCCCACTGGTTGGAAATTTTTCGGGAACCTGATGGATGCAGGGAAATTGTCGATCTGTGGAGAAGAAAGTTTTGGAACTGGTTCTGATCACATCCGTGAGAAAGATGGTATCTG GGCTGTTTTAGCTTGGTTGTCGATAATTGCTTTTAGAAATAAGGACAAGAAACCTGGGGAAAAGTTGGTTTCTGTGTCTGATGTTGTGTATGAGCATTGGGCGACTTATGGAAGGAACTTCTTCTCTAGATATGACTACGAG GAATGTGAGTCCAATGGGGCTAATAAAATGATTGACTATCTTAGAGACTTGATTTCCAAAGGCAAGACCGGCGATGTATATG GAGACTACACCCTGCAGTTTGCAGATGACTTCACCTACACTGATCCT GTGGACGGCAGCGTAGTTACCAAGCAAGGCGTGCGTTTTGTGTTCACTGATGGATCCAGGATTATATTCAGGCTATCG GGTACCGGGTCTGCTGGTGCAACTGTTCGTATATATATTGAACAATTTGAGCCGGATTCATCCAAGCACGACGTGGATGCACAAATAGCATTGAAACCATTGATAG ATCTGGCTTTATCTACATCGAAGCTGAAGGAGTTCACTAGAAGGGAGCAGCCAACGGTCATCACATAG
- the LOC121798229 gene encoding uncharacterized protein LOC121798229 isoform X2, which translates to MSTNQNPTPNSNAATILLPEIGPDGLARESPVIAYTEKIIEEEQLQLRKYIEENYSKIRDVERELANLSMEMKLTAGPKKAALEHLRKKIEMSTERIRLAKVKEEQAKKAWEAAKDVQDEEAIKQKLCDDLNNSVQESSNSQLARLEELKRRMESLNPSRSSNTHTPSV; encoded by the exons ATGTCGACGAATCAGAACCCCACCCCTAACAGCAATGCGGCTACAATCTTGCTTCCTGAGATCGGGCCGGATGGCTTGGCCCGAGAATCTCCTGTCATAGCTTACACCGAGAAG ATAATTGAAGAAGAGCAGCTTCAGTTGAGGAA GTACATTGAAGAAAACTATTCCAAGATTCGTGATGTTGAACGAGAACTTGCAAACCTCTCAATGGAAATGAAGCTTACTGCCGGTCCAAAGAAAGCTG CACTTGAACACCTACGGAAGAAAATAGAAATGTCAACAGAGAGAATTCGTTTGGCTAAGGTGAAAGAAGAACAAGCTAAAAAG GCCTGGGAAGCAGCAAAAGATGTGCAGGATGAGGAAGCAATCAAACAGAAGCTTTGCGACGATCTAAATAATTCG GTCCAGGAAAGTAGCAACAGCCAGCTTGCTAGACTGGAGGAACTGAAGCGCCGTATGGAGTCTCTGAACCCAAGTAGATCTTCCAATACACACACACCCTCAGTATGA
- the LOC121798764 gene encoding phosphoglucomutase, chloroplastic-like isoform X1, whose translation MALNSRPTSSLLSRKLSNSAANDPAKSLSFFNPVPLFSNISFKNASPSPLLPVSVKASSPSSTSPSATVAHSQQLKIKSVPTQPFEGQKTGTSGLRKKVKEFMQENYLANWIQALFDSLPPEDYKNAVLVLGGDGRYFNKEAAQIIIKIAAGNGVGKILVGKDGILSTPAVSAVIRKREANGGFIMSASHNPGGPEYDWGIKFNYSSGQPAPESITDKIYGNTLSISEIKVADIPDINLSQLGATNYGPFSVEVIDPVADYLELLEQVFDFSLVRSLILRPDFSVLQISEIKVADIPDINLSQLGATNYGPFSVEVIDPVADYLELLEQVFDFSLVRSLILRPDFRFTFDAMHAVTGAYAKPIFVDKLGASIDYILNGVPLEDFGHGHPDPNLTYAKELVDLMYGENGPDFGAASDGDGDRNMILGKGFFVTPSDSVAIIAANAEKAIPYFKTGPKGLARSMPTSGALDRVAEKLNLPFYEVPTGWKFFGNLMDAGKLSICGEESFGTGSDHIREKDGIWAVLAWLSIIAFRNKDKKPGEKLVSVSDVVYEHWATYGRNFFSRYDYEECESNGANKMIDYLRDLISKGKTGDVYGDYTLQFADDFTYTDPVDGSVVTKQGVRFVFTDGSRIIFRLSGTGSAGATVRIYIEQFEPDSSKHDVDAQIALKPLIDLALSTSKLKEFTRREQPTVIT comes from the exons ATGGCTTTGAACTCAAGGCCCACCTCCTCTTTGTTATCAAGAAAATTGAGTAATTCTGCTGCAAATGATCCTGCTAAATCCCTCTCTTTCTTCAATCCCGTTCCACTTTTCTCCAACATTTCCTTCAAGAATGCTTCTCCATCTCCACTTTTGCCTGTTTCGGTTAAGGCGTCATCACCATCATCAACTTCTCCTTCCGCCACTGTTGCTCACTCCCAACAACTCAAG ATTAAGAGCGTGCCAACGCAGCCATTTGAGGGGCAGAAGACTGGCACAAGTGGTCTTCGGAAAAAG GTGAAAGAGTTCATGCAAGAAAATTATCTCGCCAACTGGATTCAG GCACTGTTTGACTCATTGCCACCAGAGGATTACAAGAATGCAGTCTTGGTTTTAGGCGGTGATGGTAGATATTTCAACAAGGAGGCTGCACAG ATAATTATCAAAATTGCTGCTGGAAATGGTGTTGGGAAAATCTTGGTTGGCAA GGATGGTATATTGTCTACACCAGCTGTATCTGCTGTAATAAGGAAGAGAGAG GCTAATGGTGGATTTATAATGAGTGCAAGCCACAATCCCGGTGGTCCTGAATATGATTGGGGAATCAAG TTCAACTACAGCAGTGGCCAACCTGCACCTGAGTCGATTACTGACAAGATATATGGAAACACTCTTTCT ATCTCTGAAATCAAAGTAGCTGATATTCCGGACATCAATCTCTCTCAGCTTGGTGCAACAAACTATGGACCTTTTAGCGTTGAGGTAATCGATCCAGTAGCGGATTATTTGGAGCTTTTGGAG CAAGTATTTGATTTTTCACTTGTCAGGAGCCTTATATTACGGCCAGATTTCAG TGTCCTGCAGATCTCTGAAATCAAAGTAGCTGATATTCCGGACATCAATCTCTCTCAGCTTGGTGCAACAAACTATGGACCTTTTAGCGTTGAGGTAATCGATCCAGTAGCGGATTATTTGGAGCTTTTGGAG CAAGTATTTGATTTTTCACTTGTCAGGAGCCTTATATTACGGCCAGATTTCAG GTTCACATTTGATGCCATGCATGCCGTCACTGGTGCATATGCCAAACCAATTTTTGTGGACAAGCTGGGAGCTAGCATC GATTACATTTTAAACGGAGTGCCTCTTGAAGATTTTGGACATGGCCATCCAGATCCTAACCTCAC ATATGCGAAGGAATTGGTGGACCTCATGTATGGAGAAAACGGACCTGATTTTGGCGCTGCAAGTGATG GAGATGGTGATAGAAACATGATTCTTGGGAAAGGATTTTTCGTGACTCCTTCAGATTCTGTTGCTATTATTGCTGCCAACGCAGAAAAGGCCATCCCATACTTCAAAACTGGCCCAAAG GGCTTGGCTCGATCCATGCCGACTAGTGGTGCTCTGGATCGTGTAGCAGAGAAGTTAAACCTTCCCTTCTATGAG GTGCCCACTGGTTGGAAATTTTTCGGGAACCTGATGGATGCAGGGAAATTGTCGATCTGTGGAGAAGAAAGTTTTGGAACTGGTTCTGATCACATCCGTGAGAAAGATGGTATCTG GGCTGTTTTAGCTTGGTTGTCGATAATTGCTTTTAGAAATAAGGACAAGAAACCTGGGGAAAAGTTGGTTTCTGTGTCTGATGTTGTGTATGAGCATTGGGCGACTTATGGAAGGAACTTCTTCTCTAGATATGACTACGAG GAATGTGAGTCCAATGGGGCTAATAAAATGATTGACTATCTTAGAGACTTGATTTCCAAAGGCAAGACCGGCGATGTATATG GAGACTACACCCTGCAGTTTGCAGATGACTTCACCTACACTGATCCT GTGGACGGCAGCGTAGTTACCAAGCAAGGCGTGCGTTTTGTGTTCACTGATGGATCCAGGATTATATTCAGGCTATCG GGTACCGGGTCTGCTGGTGCAACTGTTCGTATATATATTGAACAATTTGAGCCGGATTCATCCAAGCACGACGTGGATGCACAAATAGCATTGAAACCATTGATAG ATCTGGCTTTATCTACATCGAAGCTGAAGGAGTTCACTAGAAGGGAGCAGCCAACGGTCATCACATAG
- the LOC121798764 gene encoding phosphoglucomutase, chloroplastic-like isoform X4, giving the protein MALNSRPTSSLLSRKLSNSAANDPAKSLSFFNPVPLFSNISFKNASPSPLLPVSVKASSPSSTSPSATVAHSQQLKIKSVPTQPFEGQKTGTSGLRKKVKEFMQENYLANWIQALFDSLPPEDYKNAVLVLGGDGRYFNKEAAQIIIKIAAGNGVGKILVGKDGILSTPAVSAVIRKREANGGFIMSASHNPGGPEYDWGIKFNYSSGQPAPESITDKIYGNTLSISEIKVADIPDINLSQLGATNYGPFSVEVIDPVADYLELLEQVFDFSLVRSLILRPDFRFTFDAMHAVTGAYAKPIFVDKLGASIDYILNGVPLEDFGHGHPDPNLTYAKELVDLMYGENGPDFGAASDGDGDRNMILGKGFFVTPSDSVAIIAANAEKAIPYFKTGPKGLARSMPTSGALDRVAEKLNLPFYEVPTGWKFFGNLMDAGKLSICGEESFGTGSDHIREKDGIWAVLAWLSIIAFRNKDKKPGEKLVSVSDVVYEHWATYGRNFFSRYDYEECESNGANKMIDYLRDLISKGKTGDVYGDYTLQFADDFTYTDPVDGSVVTKQGVRFVFTDGSRIIFRLSGTGSAGATVRIYIEQFEPDSSKHDVDAQIALKPLIDLALSTSKLKEFTRREQPTVIT; this is encoded by the exons ATGGCTTTGAACTCAAGGCCCACCTCCTCTTTGTTATCAAGAAAATTGAGTAATTCTGCTGCAAATGATCCTGCTAAATCCCTCTCTTTCTTCAATCCCGTTCCACTTTTCTCCAACATTTCCTTCAAGAATGCTTCTCCATCTCCACTTTTGCCTGTTTCGGTTAAGGCGTCATCACCATCATCAACTTCTCCTTCCGCCACTGTTGCTCACTCCCAACAACTCAAG ATTAAGAGCGTGCCAACGCAGCCATTTGAGGGGCAGAAGACTGGCACAAGTGGTCTTCGGAAAAAG GTGAAAGAGTTCATGCAAGAAAATTATCTCGCCAACTGGATTCAG GCACTGTTTGACTCATTGCCACCAGAGGATTACAAGAATGCAGTCTTGGTTTTAGGCGGTGATGGTAGATATTTCAACAAGGAGGCTGCACAG ATAATTATCAAAATTGCTGCTGGAAATGGTGTTGGGAAAATCTTGGTTGGCAA GGATGGTATATTGTCTACACCAGCTGTATCTGCTGTAATAAGGAAGAGAGAG GCTAATGGTGGATTTATAATGAGTGCAAGCCACAATCCCGGTGGTCCTGAATATGATTGGGGAATCAAG TTCAACTACAGCAGTGGCCAACCTGCACCTGAGTCGATTACTGACAAGATATATGGAAACACTCTTTCT ATCTCTGAAATCAAAGTAGCTGATATTCCGGACATCAATCTCTCTCAGCTTGGTGCAACAAACTATGGACCTTTTAGCGTTGAGGTAATCGATCCAGTAGCGGATTATTTGGAGCTTTTGGAG CAAGTATTTGATTTTTCACTTGTCAGGAGCCTTATATTACGGCCAGATTTCAG GTTCACATTTGATGCCATGCATGCCGTCACTGGTGCATATGCCAAACCAATTTTTGTGGACAAGCTGGGAGCTAGCATC GATTACATTTTAAACGGAGTGCCTCTTGAAGATTTTGGACATGGCCATCCAGATCCTAACCTCAC ATATGCGAAGGAATTGGTGGACCTCATGTATGGAGAAAACGGACCTGATTTTGGCGCTGCAAGTGATG GAGATGGTGATAGAAACATGATTCTTGGGAAAGGATTTTTCGTGACTCCTTCAGATTCTGTTGCTATTATTGCTGCCAACGCAGAAAAGGCCATCCCATACTTCAAAACTGGCCCAAAG GGCTTGGCTCGATCCATGCCGACTAGTGGTGCTCTGGATCGTGTAGCAGAGAAGTTAAACCTTCCCTTCTATGAG GTGCCCACTGGTTGGAAATTTTTCGGGAACCTGATGGATGCAGGGAAATTGTCGATCTGTGGAGAAGAAAGTTTTGGAACTGGTTCTGATCACATCCGTGAGAAAGATGGTATCTG GGCTGTTTTAGCTTGGTTGTCGATAATTGCTTTTAGAAATAAGGACAAGAAACCTGGGGAAAAGTTGGTTTCTGTGTCTGATGTTGTGTATGAGCATTGGGCGACTTATGGAAGGAACTTCTTCTCTAGATATGACTACGAG GAATGTGAGTCCAATGGGGCTAATAAAATGATTGACTATCTTAGAGACTTGATTTCCAAAGGCAAGACCGGCGATGTATATG GAGACTACACCCTGCAGTTTGCAGATGACTTCACCTACACTGATCCT GTGGACGGCAGCGTAGTTACCAAGCAAGGCGTGCGTTTTGTGTTCACTGATGGATCCAGGATTATATTCAGGCTATCG GGTACCGGGTCTGCTGGTGCAACTGTTCGTATATATATTGAACAATTTGAGCCGGATTCATCCAAGCACGACGTGGATGCACAAATAGCATTGAAACCATTGATAG ATCTGGCTTTATCTACATCGAAGCTGAAGGAGTTCACTAGAAGGGAGCAGCCAACGGTCATCACATAG